One Vanessa cardui chromosome 22, ilVanCard2.1, whole genome shotgun sequence DNA window includes the following coding sequences:
- the LOC124539156 gene encoding uncharacterized protein LOC124539156 produces MTTTIFLTTNQAKILRNNALMTKMVSNFRKENDFSDEKEESHLILNKMQNVLCKNFPTIPCNMIQQDKALKKLIEKSIQQINYKKLSFEKTTPFPGYLTLFPIVSNDLSSQPAQDKVYFVKKDYRKDTHEKRKKIKTKTHTAVYNRKKLRKFYPHKVKYRDKTSRIKEDFAENSEEKLSMSVEVPDMTMTRKHQHFSYKMEPVDPPVWRIDYMKHGEPSVNMFGQEDGFHGFMKTGPNVIVDGRPAAGMFVELYKKKDNGWTLWHNTVTSSDGRIQFPFSKESMAEGTYKLKFNVEDHYTRSNQETLYPYVEIVFKTKEDEHYHIPLLLSPYGYSTYRGS; encoded by the exons ATGACGACAACGATATTCCTAACAACGAACCAGGCCAAGATATTGAGAAACAACGCACTCATGACCAAAATGGTTTCGAACTTCCGCAAAGAGAACGACTTCTCCGACGAGAAGGAAGAAAGTcatcttattttaaacaaaatgcaAAACGTCCTGTGTAAAAACTTCCCGACGATTCCCTGCAACATGATCCAGCAAGACAAGGCGCTCAAAAAACTAATAGAAAAATCTATACAGCAAATCAACTACAAGAAGCTTTCTTTTGAGAAGACCACACCCTTTCCCGGATATTTGACTCTCTTCCCCATAGTCAGTAACGATTTGTCGAGCCAGCCGGCTCAGGATAAAGTTTACTTCGTTAAAAAGGACTATAGAAAAGACACGCatgagaaaagaaaaaaaatcaagaccAAAACTCATACAGCGGTATACAATAGGAAGAAACTGCGTAAGTTTTACCCGCACAAAGTGAAATACAGGGATAAGACGAGCAGGATTAAGGAGGACTTCGCTGAAAATTCCGAGGAAAAACTCTCCATGTCTGTCGAAGTGCCGGACATGACGATGACGAGGAAGCACCAACACTTCTCGTACAAGATGGAACCCGTCGATCCGCCCGTTTGGAGGATAGACTACATGAAACACGGCGAGCCCAGCGTCAACATGTTCGGACAGGAGGACGGGTTTCATGGGTTTATGAAAACAGGACCGAACGTGATCGTAGAC GGCCGCCCGGCTGCGGGAATGTTCGTTGAATTATACAAGAAGAAAGACAACGGCTGGACGCTATGGCACAATACAGTGACATCTAGCGATGGAAGGATACAGTTTCCGTTTTCAAAGGAATCTATGGCTGAAGGAACGTACAAACTGAAATTCAACGTCGAGGATCATTACACGAGAAGCAATCAGGAAACTTTGTACCCGTATGTGGAA